The Nitrospirota bacterium genome has a segment encoding these proteins:
- a CDS encoding RiPP maturation radical SAM C-methyltransferase, whose protein sequence is MSDGARVALVNMPFGYSKYPSIQLGTLTSLLKSQGIPVECHYLNLRFARTIGVPLYEHLCEKRALFGEWLFSHLLFRDNPKHAEYPRTFKPVFEEIARQSGRPVSYFEDIKTRIAPQFLTWALTAIDWGRYRIVGFTSTFDQNVASLSMAKLIKDLHPQVKVVFGGANYDGEMGLEYFRAFPWIDFVVIGEGELVFPDLARCVLAGQADGYPPGVAYRNGGQIAFRPNPSLFSEFERTGPPDYDDYFRQREELGAEPSRGMDRILLYEGSRGCWWGEKHHCTFCGLNAQSMRFRAKSPEQVACEMDYLSSRYDTTRFRLVDNIIDMKYVDRVFGKFAEERLDVDVFIETKSNLNKRQIRTLAQGGVKCMQPGIESLSQAQLNEMDKGVSPMQNLQCLKWSLYYHVDVSWNILLGFPGETDEDYRRQIGLIPSIVHLQPPDSIGRFWLERFSPYFMRPDRYGIRVTGPGAAYAYVYDPRVVDLNKIAYDFEYEIDTRVSPDLYGELAGLVRDWQRRYASADRPFLYYAKAMSYVTVYDGRGVGRPSRERYEGPAAFMIDFCNEAPRSLEQIKAGWGERKASWGQKMPAGDEPVEPALDRLVAKRVLYTEKGKYFTLALPENPNL, encoded by the coding sequence ATGAGCGACGGAGCACGGGTGGCGCTCGTCAATATGCCCTTTGGTTATTCCAAGTATCCCTCCATCCAGTTGGGAACCCTCACGTCCCTGCTCAAGTCCCAGGGGATTCCCGTCGAGTGCCACTACCTGAACCTGCGGTTCGCCCGCACCATCGGGGTCCCGCTTTACGAGCATCTCTGCGAGAAACGGGCCCTGTTCGGAGAGTGGCTCTTCTCCCACCTGCTTTTCCGGGACAATCCGAAGCACGCGGAATATCCCCGAACGTTCAAGCCCGTCTTCGAGGAAATCGCCCGGCAAAGCGGCCGTCCGGTCTCCTATTTTGAAGACATCAAGACCCGGATCGCGCCCCAGTTCCTCACGTGGGCGCTGACCGCGATCGACTGGGGGCGGTACCGGATCGTCGGGTTCACGTCGACCTTCGATCAGAACGTGGCCAGCCTGTCCATGGCCAAATTGATCAAGGACCTCCATCCCCAGGTGAAGGTCGTTTTCGGCGGCGCCAACTACGACGGGGAAATGGGCCTTGAGTACTTCAGGGCCTTTCCATGGATTGACTTCGTCGTGATCGGGGAGGGGGAGCTGGTCTTCCCGGACCTCGCCCGTTGCGTGTTGGCGGGGCAGGCCGACGGGTATCCCCCGGGGGTCGCGTATCGGAACGGCGGTCAGATCGCGTTCCGGCCGAACCCCAGCCTTTTTTCCGAGTTCGAACGCACGGGGCCCCCGGATTACGACGATTATTTCCGCCAACGGGAGGAGCTGGGGGCGGAGCCGTCCCGGGGAATGGACCGCATCCTCCTCTACGAGGGATCACGAGGCTGCTGGTGGGGCGAGAAGCACCATTGCACCTTCTGCGGCCTCAACGCGCAGAGCATGAGGTTTCGCGCCAAGTCCCCGGAGCAGGTGGCGTGCGAGATGGATTACCTGTCGAGCCGCTACGACACGACGCGGTTCCGGCTGGTGGACAACATCATCGACATGAAGTACGTGGACCGAGTGTTCGGGAAGTTCGCCGAGGAGCGGCTCGACGTGGATGTCTTCATCGAGACCAAGAGCAACCTGAACAAACGGCAGATCCGGACGCTCGCCCAGGGCGGAGTCAAATGCATGCAGCCGGGCATCGAAAGCCTGAGCCAAGCCCAGCTCAACGAGATGGACAAGGGCGTGAGTCCGATGCAGAACCTCCAGTGTCTGAAGTGGAGCCTCTATTACCACGTGGACGTGTCTTGGAACATCCTGCTGGGCTTTCCGGGAGAGACCGACGAGGACTACCGGAGGCAGATCGGGCTGATTCCGTCCATCGTACACCTGCAGCCGCCCGACTCGATCGGACGGTTCTGGCTGGAGCGGTTCAGCCCCTATTTCATGCGGCCGGACCGGTATGGCATCAGGGTCACTGGGCCGGGAGCCGCCTATGCCTACGTCTACGATCCACGGGTTGTGGACCTGAATAAGATTGCCTACGACTTCGAATACGAGATCGACACGCGCGTGTCTCCCGACCTGTACGGGGAGTTGGCCGGTCTGGTCCGTGACTGGCAGCGGCGCTACGCCTCCGCGGACCGGCCCTTCCTGTACTATGCCAAAGCCATGAGCTACGTGACCGTCTACGACGGTCGCGGCGTAGGTCGTCCTTCCCGTGAGCGGTACGAGGGACCGGCCGCGTTCATGATCGACTTCTGCAACGAGGCGCCCAGGTCCCTTGAACAGATCAAGGCGGGATGGGGCGAAAGGAAGGCGTCTTGGGGGCAGAAGATGCCAGCGGGCGACGAACCGGTCGAGCCGGCGCTCGACCGGCTGGTCGCCAAGAGGGTCCTCTATACGGAAAAGGGCAAGTACTTCACCCTTGCCCTCCCGGAAAATCCCAACCTGTGA